A single genomic interval of Bacteroidales bacterium harbors:
- a CDS encoding T9SS type A sorting domain-containing protein, whose protein sequence is MNKLCYKGAFIFLLTIIFTFKISCQEVLTNLIDNPVLKNVSVNNYKYSDKTSSTDTIELPFFDDFSLSFPYPDASLWIDKFVYINSSYPVNPPSVGVATLDALNFDGSQYNNDSIFSSFIADIFTSKPINLEYPIESNIFLSFFFQPGGKGNMPEENDSLYLEFYSTYDSAWHNVWDTCGFESNNFTQIILPVNNTIYLKKGFQFRFKNLVSFNGSYPDAQSNVDIWHIDYIKIDTGRNINDTVLHDVALTQATSSLLKNFEAMPWLHFNPLNDLGDVTFNFVNNDIVTRNINLVLDIKTLVEPPNDSIQSFYLGGANYLPGEIVNYKHGLDEYPIEDNPFYYIDDSIVIFEIKCYMETDEFDNHKNDTAYYFQKFDNYYSYDDGSSENGYGIIGEGAKNAMLAYKFKIDKKDTLRAVKMYFNQSLQNESQQYFILTVWDDNNGQPGNVINKQISFKPFYENSLNKFHTYILDSSIYINGTFYIGWVQTTNKHLNLGFDRNRNRQSKIFYNLGAGWYNSSFEGALMIRPIFGEVVENPTSLKNIVCKNNPLKIFPVPAYEYINISLSENIDCKKTIYSIYNQTGQLVRHGTLLTNKINISNLNNGIYFLVLNTSEKVLKEKFIIIH, encoded by the coding sequence ATGAACAAATTATGTTACAAAGGAGCTTTTATATTTCTCCTCACTATAATATTTACTTTTAAAATATCCTGTCAGGAAGTTTTAACAAACCTAATTGATAATCCTGTATTAAAAAATGTATCTGTAAATAATTATAAATATTCAGATAAAACATCGTCAACAGATACTATAGAATTACCTTTTTTTGATGATTTCTCTTTATCATTTCCTTATCCTGATGCTAGTTTATGGATAGATAAATTTGTGTATATAAATTCAAGTTATCCTGTTAATCCTCCATCTGTTGGAGTAGCAACTTTAGATGCTTTAAATTTTGACGGTTCACAATATAATAATGATAGTATATTTTCTTCATTTATTGCTGATATATTTACATCTAAGCCAATAAATCTTGAATATCCAATTGAATCAAATATTTTTCTAAGTTTCTTTTTTCAGCCGGGTGGAAAAGGTAACATGCCGGAAGAAAACGATAGTTTATATTTAGAATTTTATTCCACTTATGATTCAGCCTGGCATAATGTATGGGATACATGCGGATTTGAAAGTAATAATTTTACTCAAATAATATTACCTGTTAATAATACAATATATCTGAAAAAAGGATTTCAATTCCGTTTTAAAAACCTTGTAAGTTTTAATGGTTCCTATCCTGATGCACAATCAAATGTTGACATCTGGCATATCGATTATATTAAGATTGATACAGGACGTAATATTAATGACACAGTTTTACATGATGTTGCATTAACACAAGCTACTTCTTCATTATTAAAAAATTTTGAAGCAATGCCATGGCTGCATTTTAATCCTTTGAATGATTTGGGAGATGTTACATTTAATTTTGTAAATAATGATATAGTTACACGAAATATAAATCTTGTATTAGATATTAAAACTTTAGTTGAGCCGCCAAATGACAGTATCCAGTCATTTTATCTTGGAGGTGCAAATTATTTACCCGGTGAGATTGTTAATTATAAACATGGACTTGATGAATATCCTATTGAGGATAATCCTTTTTATTATATTGATGACAGTATAGTTATATTTGAGATAAAATGTTATATGGAAACCGATGAATTTGATAACCACAAAAACGATACTGCTTATTATTTTCAGAAATTTGATAATTATTATTCATATGATGATGGTTCTTCTGAGAATGGATATGGAATAATTGGGGAAGGAGCAAAGAATGCTATGTTAGCATATAAATTTAAAATTGATAAAAAAGATACATTAAGAGCTGTTAAAATGTATTTTAATCAATCTTTGCAAAATGAAAGCCAACAATATTTCATTTTAACTGTATGGGATGATAACAACGGACAACCGGGGAATGTAATTAACAAACAAATAAGTTTTAAGCCATTTTATGAAAACAGTTTGAATAAATTTCATACTTATATATTAGATTCATCAATATATATTAATGGTACATTTTATATTGGTTGGGTACAAACTACCAATAAACATTTGAATCTTGGTTTTGACCGTAACAGGAACAGACAATCAAAAATATTTTACAACTTAGGAGCCGGATGGTATAATTCATCATTTGAAGGTGCTTTAATGATAAGACCGATTTTTGGTGAAGTTGTCGAAAATCCTACGAGTTTAAAAAATATTGTTTGCAAAAATAATCCATTAAAAATATTCCCTGTTCCTGCTTATGAATACATTAATATAAGTCTTTCAGAAAATATTGATTGTAAAAAAACCATATATTCCATTTATAATCAAACAGGACAATTAGTCAGACATGGTACATTACTTACAAACAAAATAAATATTTCAAATCTTAATAACGGAATATATTTTCTCGTTTTAAATACTTCAGAAAAAGTCCTGAAAGAAAAATTTATAATAATTCATTAA
- a CDS encoding Ldh family oxidoreductase: protein MYTAEYLKEFTKQVFIKTGCNVQDASIVADILVTAELRGISSHGMLRITDYIQLWEAKRINTKPNIKIVHETPSTAVVDGDSALGMLAAYKSMQIAIEKAKNVGTGWVSTRNSNHFGIAGYYAMMALEHDMIGITMTNANPLVAPTFSISRFLGTNPIAVAIPAKNQAPFVADFATTPIARGKLAILSKKGEKSPLGYVQDKFGGASTNPDILKEGGSMLTLGGDYTHGSHKGYCMSAIVDIFSAVFSGANFGPFVPPSVAYLPVLEKTVGLGTGHFFGAMRIDAFQSANIFKEKMDEWIETFRNAESIEGQPDVKIPGDPEREMENIKKTEGISIIPAVIEDLKKIAEKFNVDFEF from the coding sequence ATGTACACAGCGGAATATTTAAAAGAATTTACAAAACAGGTTTTTATAAAAACAGGATGTAATGTTCAAGATGCTTCAATAGTAGCTGATATATTAGTAACTGCTGAACTTAGAGGAATTTCATCACACGGTATGCTTAGAATTACTGATTATATTCAATTGTGGGAAGCAAAAAGAATAAATACCAAACCAAATATAAAAATAGTACATGAAACTCCAAGTACGGCAGTAGTTGATGGAGATTCGGCATTGGGTATGCTCGCTGCATATAAGTCAATGCAAATTGCAATTGAAAAAGCTAAAAATGTTGGAACAGGATGGGTTTCAACACGCAATTCAAATCATTTTGGGATTGCAGGATACTATGCTATGATGGCTCTTGAACATGATATGATAGGTATTACAATGACTAATGCTAATCCTTTGGTTGCTCCAACGTTTTCAATATCAAGATTTTTAGGAACAAATCCTATTGCTGTTGCTATTCCTGCTAAAAACCAAGCTCCATTTGTAGCCGATTTTGCAACAACTCCGATTGCTCGTGGCAAACTTGCAATTTTATCAAAAAAAGGTGAAAAATCTCCTTTGGGTTATGTACAGGATAAGTTTGGTGGAGCTTCAACAAATCCTGATATACTTAAAGAAGGTGGCTCAATGCTTACCTTAGGCGGTGATTATACACATGGAAGTCATAAAGGATATTGTATGAGTGCTATTGTTGATATTTTTTCAGCAGTGTTTTCAGGTGCAAATTTTGGTCCCTTTGTTCCGCCTTCAGTTGCGTATCTGCCTGTACTTGAGAAAACTGTTGGTTTAGGAACCGGTCATTTTTTCGGAGCAATGCGAATTGATGCCTTTCAATCTGCCAATATTTTTAAAGAAAAAATGGATGAGTGGATAGAAACATTCAGAAATGCTGAAAGTATTGAAGGACAACCTGATGTAAAAATTCCAGGAGACCCTGAAAGAGAAATGGAAAATATTAAAAAGACTGAAGGTATTAGTATTATTCCGGCTGTTATTGAAGACTTAAAAAAAATAGCAGAAAAGTTTAATGTTGATTTTGAGTTTTAA
- a CDS encoding D-alanine--D-alanine ligase — MKKNIAIIAGGDSSEYVISVKSAAQIEKIVDKKLYNVFTIIIHGTDWKLKTSDNTEIQIDKNDFSINFNGEIIKFECALILIHGTPGEDGKLQAYFELLKIPYTTCNVLTSSLTFNKFFCKTYLNDFGILSPKAIILRKKDKYSVDSIIEKIGLPCFIKPNNGGSSFGISKVADKKDIAAAINKAFNEDDEIIIEEFIEGTEITCGLVKIREKEYIFPLTEIISKNEFFDYEAKYTDGMADEITPARISNELEIKCKKISSEIYDVLGCYGIVRVDFILKDKNFYFIEINTVPGMTANSIVPQQIKTMGLSMKEMITLVIEDAIGRKQK; from the coding sequence ATGAAAAAAAATATCGCAATAATTGCAGGAGGTGATTCTTCCGAATATGTTATATCGGTAAAAAGTGCAGCACAAATTGAAAAAATTGTTGACAAAAAATTATATAATGTATTTACAATAATAATTCATGGTACAGACTGGAAACTGAAAACGAGTGATAATACTGAAATACAAATAGATAAAAACGATTTTAGCATTAATTTTAATGGGGAAATAATCAAGTTTGAATGTGCTTTAATATTAATACATGGAACACCCGGAGAAGACGGAAAACTACAAGCATATTTTGAATTACTTAAAATACCTTATACTACCTGTAATGTTTTAACATCATCGCTTACATTTAATAAATTTTTTTGCAAAACATATTTAAACGATTTTGGGATATTATCTCCAAAAGCAATAATACTAAGAAAAAAAGACAAATATAGTGTCGATAGTATTATTGAAAAAATTGGTCTCCCCTGTTTTATCAAACCGAATAATGGTGGTTCAAGTTTTGGCATTTCAAAAGTTGCAGACAAAAAAGATATTGCAGCAGCAATAAATAAAGCATTTAACGAAGATGATGAAATAATTATCGAAGAATTTATTGAGGGAACTGAAATAACCTGCGGATTAGTTAAAATTAGAGAAAAAGAATATATTTTTCCTTTAACCGAAATAATAAGTAAAAATGAATTTTTCGATTACGAAGCAAAATACACAGATGGCATGGCTGATGAAATAACACCTGCCAGAATTTCTAACGAATTAGAAATAAAATGCAAAAAAATCTCATCTGAAATATATGATGTTTTGGGCTGCTATGGAATTGTCAGAGTAGATTTTATTTTAAAAGACAAAAACTTCTATTTTATTGAGATAAACACTGTACCCGGGATGACTGCAAACAGTATAGTTCCCCAACAAATAAAAACAATGGGACTATCAATGAAAGAAATGATAACACTTGTTATTGAAGATGCTATTGGCAGGAAACAAAAATGA
- a CDS encoding Ldh family oxidoreductase, with product MKTGCNDKDASIVADILVAAELRGLSSHGMLRITDYIQLWEAKRINTKPNIKIVHKTPSTAVVDGDSALGMIAAYKSMKIAIEKAKNVGTGWV from the coding sequence ATAAAAACAGGATGTAATGATAAAGACGCTTCAATAGTAGCTGATATATTAGTAGCTGCTGAACTTAGAGGACTTTCATCACACGGAATGCTTAGAATTACTGATTATATACAATTGTGGGAAGCAAAAAGAATAAATACCAAACCAAATATAAAAATAGTTCATAAAACTCCAAGTACGGCAGTGGTTGATGGAGATTCGGCATTGGGAATGATAGCTGCATATAAGTCAATGAAAATTGCAATTGAAAAAGCCAAAAATGTTGGAACAGGATGGGTTTAA
- a CDS encoding Ldh family oxidoreductase translates to MMALEHDMIGITMTNANPLVAPTFSISRFLGTNPIAVAIPAKNQAPFVADFATTPIARGKLAILSKKGEKSPLGYVQNNFGESSTNPDILKEGGSMLTLGGDYIHGSHKGYCMSVIVDIFSAVFSVANFGPFVPPSVAYLAVLEKTVGLGTGHFFRAMRIDAFQSANTFKEKMDEWIETFRNAESIEGQPDVKIPGDPEREMENIKKTEGISIIPAVIEDLKKIAEKFNVDFEVKN, encoded by the coding sequence ATGATGGCTCTTGAACATGATATGATAGGTATTACAATGACTAATGCTAATCCTTTGGTTGCTCCAACATTTTCAATATCAAGATTTTTAGGAACAAATCCTATTGCTGTTGCTATTCCTGCTAAAAACCAAGCTCCATTTGTAGCCGATTTTGCAACAACTCCGATTGCTCGTGGCAAACTTGCAATTTTATCAAAAAAAGGTGAAAAATCTCCTTTAGGTTATGTTCAGAATAATTTTGGTGAATCTTCAACAAATCCTGATATACTTAAAGAAGGTGGCTCAATGCTTACTTTAGGCGGTGATTATATTCATGGAAGTCATAAAGGATATTGTATGAGTGTTATTGTTGATATTTTTTCAGCAGTGTTTTCAGTTGCAAATTTTGGTCCCTTTGTTCCGCCTTCGGTTGCGTATCTGGCTGTACTTGAGAAAACTGTTGGTTTAGGAACGGGACATTTTTTCAGAGCAATGCGAATTGATGCCTTTCAATCTGCCAATACTTTTAAAGAAAAAATGGATGAGTGGATAGAAACATTCAGAAATGCTGAAAGTATTGAAGGACAACCAGATGTAAAAATTCCAGGAGACCCTGAAAGAGAAATGGAAAATATTAAAAAGACTGAAGGTATTAGTATTATTCCGGCTGTTATTGAAGACTTAAAAAAAATAGCAGAAAAGTTTAATGTTGATTTTGAGGTAAAGAATTAA
- a CDS encoding four helix bundle protein, which yields MIIEIVNEMPNSKAGNHLSGQLVRSGTSVSLNYGEAQSAESKKDFIHKMKVILKELRETYVCLKIIHRSKLYKTEEKIIKAKKENNELISIFVKSIETAQKNHKS from the coding sequence TTGATAATTGAAATTGTAAATGAAATGCCAAATTCAAAAGCAGGAAATCATTTATCCGGACAATTGGTCCGTTCAGGGACGTCAGTTTCATTGAATTACGGAGAAGCACAAAGTGCAGAATCAAAAAAAGACTTCATTCATAAAATGAAAGTCATTTTAAAAGAACTGCGAGAAACTTATGTTTGCCTAAAAATTATTCACCGAAGCAAATTATATAAAACTGAGGAGAAAATAATTAAAGCAAAAAAGGAAAACAATGAACTGATTTCAATTTTCGTAAAAAGTATTGAAACTGCACAGAAAAATCATAAATCATAA
- a CDS encoding RluA family pseudouridine synthase: MDEKIIDNQELEEQNELFEHYNIVVDKGQNQLRIDKFLVNRIENASRSKIQTAADAGNILVNNKAVKSNYKVKPDDVISIVMEYPPREIEIIPEDIPVNILYEDDDILIVNKNAGMVVHPGYGNYTGTLVNALAFHFKDLTLYKTGDMRSGLVHRIDKNTSGIIVIAKNEIAKNKLAKQFFDRTTNRKYVALVWGNLKTDEGTITGHIGRSLKNRKVMTVFPEGDYGKHAVTHYKVIERFDYVNLIECKLETGRTHQIRAHLKYIGHPVFNDETYGGDQILKGTTFTKYKQFVQNCFKIIPRHALHAKSLGFVHPSTGKEIFFDSDLPEDMENVIEKWRNYTINR, translated from the coding sequence ATGGACGAGAAAATAATTGACAATCAAGAACTTGAAGAACAAAATGAATTGTTTGAGCATTACAATATTGTTGTTGATAAAGGACAAAATCAACTTCGTATTGATAAATTTCTTGTAAATCGTATTGAGAATGCTTCAAGGTCAAAAATTCAAACTGCCGCAGATGCAGGAAATATATTAGTAAATAACAAGGCTGTAAAATCAAATTACAAGGTTAAACCGGATGATGTAATTTCTATTGTAATGGAATATCCGCCGAGAGAAATAGAAATTATTCCCGAAGATATACCTGTAAATATTTTGTATGAAGATGATGATATATTAATTGTTAATAAAAATGCAGGAATGGTTGTTCATCCCGGATACGGGAATTATACAGGGACACTGGTAAATGCACTTGCTTTTCATTTCAAAGACCTGACATTATATAAAACCGGAGATATGCGGTCAGGATTAGTTCACAGGATTGATAAAAATACATCGGGTATAATTGTAATAGCTAAAAACGAAATTGCTAAAAACAAATTAGCAAAACAATTTTTCGATAGAACTACAAACAGGAAATATGTTGCATTAGTTTGGGGAAATTTAAAAACAGACGAAGGAACAATTACAGGACATATAGGAAGAAGCCTAAAAAACAGAAAAGTAATGACTGTATTTCCCGAAGGTGATTATGGAAAACATGCAGTTACACACTATAAAGTTATTGAACGGTTTGATTATGTTAATCTGATAGAATGCAAATTAGAAACAGGAAGAACACACCAAATAAGAGCACATTTGAAATATATAGGTCATCCTGTATTTAATGATGAAACCTATGGTGGCGACCAAATATTAAAAGGAACAACTTTTACAAAATATAAACAGTTTGTACAAAATTGTTTTAAAATCATTCCAAGACATGCTTTACATGCAAAATCTCTGGGTTTTGTTCATCCATCAACAGGTAAAGAAATATTTTTTGATTCAGATTTACCGGAAGATATGGAAAATGTTATTGAAAAATGGAGAAATTATACAATAAACAGGTAA
- a CDS encoding PASTA domain-containing protein, translated as MNFLKFLISRVFFKNLLYATAGFFSLILLVFLILKIYTRHGQELSVPDFIGMTIDEVKELSNSKKLRYQIIDSVFIYERKKGTVIEQNPPPNSKVKANRTIFFTTNAFKQVKVFMPEIVGVSLRQAKAILETRGLKVGKLIYVTDFARNNVLEQKYKGKRIETSTKIEKGTSIDVVLGKGFGNQYTPVPNILNLTHKNAVSRITSSYLNVGVVNFDESVQSYKDTIYSQVWKQSPDYKWVGSVRLGSPINIWLTVKEDKFPVEDSVKTKMQ; from the coding sequence ATGAATTTCTTAAAATTTCTGATTAGTAGAGTTTTTTTTAAAAATCTTTTATACGCTACGGCAGGATTTTTCAGCTTGATATTATTAGTCTTTTTAATATTAAAAATATATACCCGTCATGGACAGGAATTATCTGTACCTGATTTTATAGGCATGACCATTGATGAAGTTAAAGAACTTAGCAATTCAAAAAAATTAAGATATCAAATTATTGATTCTGTTTTTATTTATGAAAGAAAAAAGGGTACAGTTATTGAACAAAACCCTCCTCCTAATTCTAAAGTTAAAGCAAACAGGACAATTTTTTTTACAACAAATGCGTTTAAGCAGGTAAAAGTATTTATGCCGGAGATTGTTGGGGTTTCGCTCAGGCAAGCAAAAGCTATCCTTGAAACAAGAGGATTAAAAGTAGGAAAGCTTATTTATGTTACAGATTTTGCCAGAAATAATGTTTTAGAACAAAAATACAAAGGAAAACGAATTGAAACCAGTACAAAAATCGAAAAAGGAACATCAATAGATGTTGTTTTAGGTAAAGGTTTTGGTAATCAATACACACCTGTACCTAATATATTAAACCTGACTCATAAAAATGCCGTTTCAAGGATAACAAGTTCCTATTTGAATGTTGGTGTTGTAAATTTTGACGAATCTGTTCAATCATATAAGGATACAATTTATTCACAGGTGTGGAAACAAAGCCCTGATTATAAATGGGTTGGGTCAGTCAGATTGGGTTCTCCTATAAATATTTGGCTAACTGTTAAAGAAGATAAATTTCCTGTTGAAGATTCTGTAAAAACTAAAATGCAATAA
- a CDS encoding ATP-binding protein has translation MEKIYNRKYISKIKELSEYFPVIGIIGARQVGKTTIARLLKNKLSKSLHYIDLELLSDYHKLENPEIYLSSYKDKCIVIDEIQLKPDLFPLLRALTDQTGESCQFIITGSASPDMLHQSTETLAGRIAYVEISGFSFDELPESIDIETHWFRGGFPRALFAPNHSLFRSWIENFIKTYIERDLNMLGLSAEPLMLRRLWSMLAHSHGCIINYSNLSGSLGISINTVKKYIDFFEHAFLIKRILPYIGNIKKRIVKSPKIYLTDTGILHSLLRIENFDDLQGHPSLGNSWEGYCINQILDVVKDKFEVHFYRTLDGSECDLVLSKGQKAIYTIEIKYSAAPKLTRGNTIAFSKINAEKNFVITPKGDNYLIKENIRTCSLRAFINQYLIQISK, from the coding sequence ATGGAAAAAATTTATAATAGAAAATATATATCAAAAATAAAGGAATTATCAGAATATTTTCCTGTGATAGGAATAATTGGAGCAAGGCAGGTTGGTAAAACTACTATTGCCAGACTTTTAAAAAATAAACTTTCCAAATCACTTCATTATATTGATCTTGAACTTTTATCAGATTATCATAAACTTGAAAATCCTGAAATTTATTTAAGTAGTTATAAAGATAAATGTATTGTTATTGATGAAATACAACTCAAACCTGATTTATTCCCGCTTTTACGTGCTTTAACAGACCAAACTGGCGAAAGTTGTCAATTTATTATTACAGGCTCAGCCTCACCGGATATGCTACATCAAAGCACAGAAACACTTGCCGGTCGTATTGCTTATGTAGAAATATCAGGATTTTCATTTGATGAACTTCCTGAAAGTATTGATATTGAAACTCATTGGTTCAGGGGTGGTTTTCCAAGAGCTTTATTTGCACCAAATCATTCATTGTTTCGTTCCTGGATTGAAAATTTTATAAAAACATACATTGAAAGAGATTTGAACATGTTAGGATTATCCGCTGAACCTCTTATGTTACGTCGGTTATGGTCAATGCTTGCTCATTCTCATGGATGTATAATAAATTATTCCAATCTTTCGGGTTCGTTAGGAATATCAATAAATACAGTGAAAAAATATATAGATTTTTTTGAACATGCTTTTCTTATAAAAAGAATATTGCCATATATTGGTAATATTAAAAAACGTATTGTAAAATCACCGAAAATTTACCTTACAGATACAGGAATTTTGCATAGCTTACTTAGAATTGAAAATTTTGATGATTTACAAGGACATCCGTCTTTGGGTAATTCATGGGAAGGCTATTGTATTAATCAAATATTAGATGTTGTGAAAGATAAGTTTGAAGTGCATTTTTACAGAACTCTTGATGGCTCTGAATGTGATTTGGTTTTAAGTAAAGGACAAAAGGCAATTTATACGATTGAAATAAAATATTCAGCAGCACCAAAACTAACAAGGGGAAACACCATTGCTTTTTCAAAGATAAATGCAGAAAAAAACTTTGTGATAACTCCTAAAGGAGATAATTATTTAATAAAAGAAAATATAAGAACATGCAGTCTTAGAGCCTTTATAAATCAATATCTTATACAAATTTCAAAATAA
- a CDS encoding fibrobacter succinogenes major paralogous domain-containing protein, producing MKRIFIILAIVLLTVSMFAQSPEKMSYQAVVRNASNNLITNTDVGMQISILQGSATGTAVYVETQTPTTNANGLVSIEIGGQNATIISGDFTIIDWANDTYFIKTETDPAGGTNYTITGTSQLLSVPYALYAKTAESITGTITETDPVFGTSVAGGITATDTTNWNKKLDNYTETDPVFGLSVAGVITAADTTNWNNKLDSYTETDPVFGLSVAGVITAADTTNWNNKLDSYTEADPLFTAWDKSSGISITESQISNLDHFTNADETDPVFGLSVASEITAIDTTNWNNKLDSYTETDPVFGPSVAGAITQTDTTNWNNKLDYYTEIQNLADVLVISNSANSQIKNVTDPTDDQDAVTKTYVDLLEARIEALELALMKPTDYDGNTYNIVKIGNQIWMAENLKTTHYVNGTEIPLVIDNTAWSNLTTPAYCWYNNDSASYANTYGALYNWYSVETGNLCPTDWHVPTDEEWKNLEKQLGMSEADADNTSWRGTDQGRQLKKYDDLWNENSTNANAGYNGSNGGNPSGFAALPGGRRHYSDGSFFSLGNNGDWWSNTSIDASSSWYRVLYYGQAKVYRNDDTKVSGISIRCVKD from the coding sequence ATGAAACGAATATTTATAATTTTAGCAATAGTATTATTAACTGTAAGTATGTTTGCTCAATCACCTGAAAAAATGAGCTATCAGGCAGTGGTAAGAAATGCAAGTAATAACCTTATAACAAATACCGATGTAGGTATGCAAATAAGCATATTGCAAGGTTCTGCCACAGGAACAGCCGTTTATGTAGAAACCCAAACACCAACAACAAATGCTAATGGTTTAGTAAGTATTGAAATTGGAGGACAAAACGCAACAATTATATCAGGAGATTTTACTATTATTGACTGGGCAAACGATACCTATTTCATTAAAACCGAAACCGATCCTGCCGGCGGTACAAATTATACCATAACAGGCACAAGCCAGTTATTAAGTGTACCTTATGCCCTGTACGCAAAAACAGCAGAGAGTATAACAGGTACAATAACCGAAACTGACCCTGTATTTGGTACATCAGTAGCAGGTGGCATTACTGCAACAGATACTACCAATTGGAATAAAAAACTGGACAACTACACCGAAACCGATCCCGTATTTGGTTTATCAGTAGCAGGTGTCATTACAGCAGCAGATACTACCAACTGGAATAACAAATTGGACAGCTACACTGAAACCGACCCCGTATTTGGTTTATCAGTAGCAGGTGTCATTACTGCAGCAGATACTACTAACTGGAATAACAAATTGGACAGCTATACTGAAGCCGACCCTTTATTTACTGCATGGGATAAAAGTAGCGGAATTTCAATTACTGAAAGCCAAATTTCAAACCTTGACCATTTCACCAATGCCGATGAAACCGATCCCGTATTTGGTTTATCAGTAGCAAGTGAAATTACAGCAATAGATACAACCAACTGGAACAATAAACTGGACAGCTACACCGAAACCGATCCTGTATTTGGACCATCAGTAGCAGGTGCCATTACTCAAACTGATACAACCAATTGGAATAACAAACTTGATTACTATACTGAAATACAAAACTTAGCAGATGTACTTGTAATAAGCAATTCTGCAAATTCACAAATAAAAAATGTAACAGACCCAACAGATGACCAAGACGCTGTTACAAAGACTTATGTTGATTTGCTTGAAGCTAGAATAGAAGCATTAGAATTAGCCCTAATGAAACCAACAGATTACGATGGTAATACTTATAATATAGTAAAAATAGGTAACCAGATATGGATGGCTGAAAATTTAAAAACCACTCACTACGTTAATGGCACGGAAATACCACTTGTTATCGATAATACAGCATGGAGCAATTTAACAACCCCTGCTTATTGCTGGTACAATAACGATTCAGCTTCTTATGCCAATACTTATGGTGCACTTTATAATTGGTACTCTGTAGAAACAGGGAACTTATGCCCCACGGACTGGCATGTACCCACCGATGAGGAGTGGAAAAACCTTGAAAAGCAATTGGGCATGAGCGAAGCCGATGCCGATAATACAAGCTGGCGCGGTACAGACCAGGGAAGGCAACTCAAAAAATACGATGATTTGTGGAATGAGAACAGCACAAACGCCAACGCTGGCTACAACGGCTCAAACGGTGGCAACCCCAGCGGTTTCGCAGCTCTTCCAGGCGGTCGCCGCCACTACAGTGATGGCTCATTTTTCAGTTTGGGCAACAACGGCGACTGGTGGAGTAATACGTCCATCGATGCGTCTAGCTCATGGTATCGTGTTCTTTACTATGGCCAAGCCAAAGTGTACCGCAACGACGACACTAAGGTAAGCGGTATCTCAATTCGTTGCGTGAAGGATTGA
- a CDS encoding TPM domain-containing protein — MYEKKVMQEEREKFYYDYLDLPKQVGVVNDYENILSKKQENVLDSIISQFHQKTSNEIVIISIDSINNFKDLQEFTSYIDNYWEVGNKKENGLIITISKELRSIWIKTDMNTKNKLTEEFLKKIIDEQMIPEFKNDKYYEGIKTGLLHCIEEWE, encoded by the coding sequence TTGTACGAAAAAAAGGTGATGCAAGAAGAAAGAGAAAAATTTTACTATGATTATTTAGATTTACCAAAACAAGTTGGAGTTGTTAATGATTATGAAAATATATTATCAAAGAAACAGGAAAACGTTCTTGATTCAATAATATCTCAGTTCCATCAAAAAACGTCAAATGAAATAGTTATTATATCTATTGATTCAATTAACAATTTTAAAGATTTGCAAGAATTTACTTCATATATTGATAATTACTGGGAAGTAGGTAATAAGAAAGAAAATGGACTAATTATAACAATTAGTAAAGAGCTGAGAAGTATCTGGATTAAAACAGATATGAATACTAAAAATAAGCTAACTGAAGAATTCCTTAAAAAAATAATAGATGAGCAAATGATTCCAGAATTTAAGAATGACAAATATTATGAAGGTATAAAAACTGGATTACTGCACTGTATTGAAGAATGGGAATAA